In Bradyrhizobium sp. 195, the sequence ACCACCGGCTGTTTTGATTTTCGCCGATTGGTCGAGACGAGTGTATTCGGCCGCAATGGGTGCGCCAGTCACAAAAGGTCGGGCAATATCCGCTCCCGTTTTCCCGACCAAATCGGGAATTTTTCCCGACCACGTCGGGCGCGATCAGGCAGCCGCCGTCGGAACCAGCGCTTCCACGGTCAAGCCGCCGGCATCGGAGACGACGTTGAGCGTGCCACCCAGCGCCAGAATCCGCTCACGCATGCCGACCAGGCCGAAGCCGAGCTTCTGGCCCGGCTCCATGCCGCGGCCGTTGTCGCTGACCCGCACCCGGGCGCAGCCTCGGCCGTCGTGCGCCATCTGCTCCACCGGCTCGATGACGACATTGACCGAGGTCGCCCCGGCGTGGCGGAACACGTTGGTGAGCGCCTCCTGCACGATGCGGTAGATGGTTAGATCGGCGGTCTCGCCGGTGACCCCAAGCGAGGGCGAGATCACGGTCTCGATCGCGACATCGGGATGCGACTCCCGCCACAGCCGCGACAGCGATTCGAGCGCCTGCCGCAGGCCGAGTTCGGCGAGACCGACGGGGCGGAGGCGTTCCAGCACGCGGCGATTGAACTGCTGCAGCGCGTTGATCTGCTCCAGCATGGCACTGCCATGTTTTCGCACTGCGTCGGCGCTGGGAACGCGTCCGTCCGCCTGCTTGGCGAGCGCGCTGGCATGCGCGCGCAGCGAGAACAGATACGGCCCGAACTCGTCATGGAGCTCGCGCGCGATCTCCTTGCGCTCGATGTCCTGGAGGGACACTGCTCGCTCGGCGAGGCGGCGCTTGTCCTCGACCGCCTCGCCCAGCGTTGCCGCAAGGTGGTTGAGCTTGGTGCAGATCGCGGCGAGCTCGGGCGCGCCGCCCGGCGCGACGCGGGCCTGATAGCGCCCAGCTTCGAGCTCGGCCATCACATCCGCAAGGGACTGCAGCGGCGCAAGGGCCCGGCCGACCACATTCATCATCACCAGAAACAGCGCCAGCGCGATCGCCGAGCCGACCTCGAGCTGGGTCACGATGCCGTCCCAGATCTCCGCGATCTCGTCATCGGGATGTGAGGTGATCAGGAGCGAGCCGGGCCTGCCCTGGATCGAAACCGGCACACTCACCGCGGTTTGCTCGGGATGAACCAGGCTGACGAACCAGGCCGGCGGCCCGCGCGTGTCGGCGTCAGTGTCAAGCCGGGGCGGCGTCTGCGGATTGCCGCCGGCATCCCGGAGCGTGATGCTGACATGGCGCAGACGGCTGAGGTCGCGCGCGATCTGGTTCAGCCTGGCATCCGGATCGGGCGCCTCGTTGAGATCGGCCACGATCATCTCGATGAACTCGCGCGCGAGCCGGATCACGCTCTGGTCCTCGGCCTGCACGCGGGGACCTGCCTCCGCCACCTGGCGGCCGATATTGACGGCGAGCCCCAGGGCCAGCAGCAGCGCCAGCAACAGGTTGATGCGCCCGCGCAAGGATAGGTTTTGCCACATGGGTATCGCTCGTGCCCCGCGAAGGTTTGGCCCGCGCCTGCCCGATGACGTTGACAGGGGCGAAGCGGCGGATATCTAATCGAAAGCGTACAGCAATCCCGGCCGGGTTGCATGATCCGACATGAGACGCATGCGGCTCCTTGTTCGGTATCATGCGGCACGACAACAGGCCGGAGCTGTCACGGGGAACGCCTATGCGCATTCTGATCGTCGACGATCATCCCATTGTCGCCTCCGGCTGCCGCGCCGTGCTGGCCGACGAGGGCGAGATCGAGATTTTGGAGGCCGCCGACGCCGAAGACGGCGAGTGCGTCTTCATTGTCGAACGCCCCGACCTCTGCATCATCGACATCAACTTGCCGACCGTCTCCGGATTCGAGCTCGCGCGCCGCATCCTCGAGCGCGCGCCCGAGGCCCGCATCATCATGTTCAGCATGAACGACGACCCGGCCTTTGCCGCGCGCGCGATTGAATGCGGCGCCAAGGGCTACGTCTCCAAGACCGGCGATCCCGACGACCTCGTCGAGGCGATCCGCGCCGTCGGCGGCGGCGGCACGTACCTGCCGAGCGCGATCGCGCGCAGCATCGCCTTTGCGGGACCTGCGCTGGCGCAAAGCCCGCTGTCGAAGCTGAACGCGCGCGAGATGGAGATCCTGCGGCTGCTCAGCGCCGGGAAGAGCCTGTCAGAGATCGCCTGGCTGGTGCAATCGTCCTACAAGACGGTCGCCAACACTTCGTCCATCATGCGCCAGAAGCTCGGAGTGAAGACCTCGGTCGAGCTGGTGCGGCTGGCGATCGACAGCGGTGTCGCCTGACGCGGCAGCTGCCACAAATTCGGTCACACAAGCGTTGCAATATTGATGTGGTGAGATGCCACGGAGTGAAGGCATGACGATTCAGACTGACTCGACGAACAAATCCTACGGCGGCGTGCAGGGTGTCTATCGCCATGCGAGCCAGGCGACCGGAACCGACATGGTGTTCTCTGTCTATGTTCCCCCGCATGCCGACGGCGCCAAGCTGCCCGTGGTCTGGTACCTCTCCGGGCTTACCTGCACGCATGCCAACGTCACCGAGAAGGGCGAATTCCGCAAAGCCTGCGCCGAGCTCGGCCTGATCTTCGTCGCACCCGACACCTCACCGCGCGGGCCCGACGTGCCGGGCGATGCCAACAACGCCTACGATTTTGGCCTCGGCGCCGGCTTCTATGTCGATGCGACGCAAGAGCCGTTCGCGCGCAATTATCGGATGTGGAGCTATGTGACCGACGAGCTGCCGAAGCTGATCGCGGGAAATTTTCCCGTCGATGCCAAGCGTCAATCGGTGATGGGCCATTCCATGGGCGGTCACGGCGCGCTCACGGTGGCGCTGCGCAATCCGCACCGCTATCGCGCCGCGAGCGCATTCGCGCCGATCGTGGCGCCCTCGCTCGTGCCCTGGGGCACCAAGGCGCTGACCGGCTATCTCGGACCGAACAAGGACGCCTGGCGCGGCCACGACACCGTGGCGCTGATCGAGGATGGCGCGAAGTTTTCCGGCTTTCTGGTCGATGTCGGTGAGGCCGACAATTTCCTGAAGGAGCAGCTCAAGCCGGAGCTGCTCGAAGCCGCCTGCACCAAGGCGAGCATCCCGCTGACGCTGCGACGTCAGGCGGGTTACGATCACAGCTATTACTTCATCTCGACCTTCATGGGCGACCATCTGCACTGGCATGCAGAGAGATTGAAGGGGTGATGTCTTTCTTCCTTCTCCCCTTGTGGGAGAAGGTGGCGCGAAGCGCCGGATGAGGGGTATCTATCCGCGCATTCAATGGGATGAATGGACTCGCGGAGAGAAACCCCTCACCCGTCTCGCCGCTTTGCGGCGAGCCACCCTCTCCCACAAGGGGAGAGGGTGCAGTGGCGTACGCGGAGAGAAAGAATCACTCCCGCTTCCCGTAATTCGGCGCCAGCAGGCGATTGCGGATCAGATAGCTCATCGTGCGCGTCCAAGCTTCATCCGTGTTGCCGCGCATGTCGGCGCTGGCCGCCGCGATCATGTTGCCGGTCTTCACGTCGCGCAGATAGATGTTGAGGTTGATGATCAGGTTCGAGACCTTCTGCACCATGCCGGTGATCTCC encodes:
- a CDS encoding response regulator, which produces MRILIVDDHPIVASGCRAVLADEGEIEILEAADAEDGECVFIVERPDLCIIDINLPTVSGFELARRILERAPEARIIMFSMNDDPAFAARAIECGAKGYVSKTGDPDDLVEAIRAVGGGGTYLPSAIARSIAFAGPALAQSPLSKLNAREMEILRLLSAGKSLSEIAWLVQSSYKTVANTSSIMRQKLGVKTSVELVRLAIDSGVA
- the fghA gene encoding S-formylglutathione hydrolase; its protein translation is MTIQTDSTNKSYGGVQGVYRHASQATGTDMVFSVYVPPHADGAKLPVVWYLSGLTCTHANVTEKGEFRKACAELGLIFVAPDTSPRGPDVPGDANNAYDFGLGAGFYVDATQEPFARNYRMWSYVTDELPKLIAGNFPVDAKRQSVMGHSMGGHGALTVALRNPHRYRAASAFAPIVAPSLVPWGTKALTGYLGPNKDAWRGHDTVALIEDGAKFSGFLVDVGEADNFLKEQLKPELLEAACTKASIPLTLRRQAGYDHSYYFISTFMGDHLHWHAERLKG
- a CDS encoding histidine kinase gives rise to the protein MWQNLSLRGRINLLLALLLALGLAVNIGRQVAEAGPRVQAEDQSVIRLAREFIEMIVADLNEAPDPDARLNQIARDLSRLRHVSITLRDAGGNPQTPPRLDTDADTRGPPAWFVSLVHPEQTAVSVPVSIQGRPGSLLITSHPDDEIAEIWDGIVTQLEVGSAIALALFLVMMNVVGRALAPLQSLADVMAELEAGRYQARVAPGGAPELAAICTKLNHLAATLGEAVEDKRRLAERAVSLQDIERKEIARELHDEFGPYLFSLRAHASALAKQADGRVPSADAVRKHGSAMLEQINALQQFNRRVLERLRPVGLAELGLRQALESLSRLWRESHPDVAIETVISPSLGVTGETADLTIYRIVQEALTNVFRHAGATSVNVVIEPVEQMAHDGRGCARVRVSDNGRGMEPGQKLGFGLVGMRERILALGGTLNVVSDAGGLTVEALVPTAAA